One Corvus moneduloides isolate bCorMon1 chromosome 24, bCorMon1.pri, whole genome shotgun sequence DNA segment encodes these proteins:
- the INKA2 gene encoding PAK4-inhibitor INKA2 isoform X2 produces the protein MDVVQLSMKEVGDGLHEQMNCMMGALQELKLLQVQTALEHLDISGRRSPAEQRRCCRSSGAGQDTQLGQAQGHCPPALACPVPRPAGLSHPTAFPESDHPRDTPSSSQSLCGEDLCPPKGPSSVSSRVEHVRPRTFESSSQGTAGGWLLCQECPGCDDGHDWTSSLMSQSRNRQPLVLGDNIFADLVGNWLDLPELDKKGEKSEASLSMSRSQELCRKFSLTANIFKKFLRSVRPDRDRLLKEKPCWLPPEDKRPEISKRSKKINKLKGTFYFPLHGNLQNHHSKAERCPRAESCSEHPKIGTKKVHGSRDYSQAGFDINTAVWV, from the exons ATGGATGTGGTGCAG CTCTCCATGAAGGAGGTGGGCGACGGGCTGCACGAGCAGATGAACTGCATGATGGGCgccctgcaggagctgaagcTGCTCCAGGTGCAGACAGCCCTGGAGCACTTGGACATCTCGGGGCGCCGGAGCCCCGCGGAGCAGCGCCGGTGCTGCCGGagcagcggggccgggcaggaCACGCAGctggggcaggcacagggacaTTGCCCCCCGGCCCTGGCGTGTCCTGTGCCACGGCCAGCGGGTTTGTCCCATCCCACTGCATTCCCAGAGAGCGACCACCCTCGAGacaccccctcctcctcccagagCCTCTGCGGGGAGGACCTTTGTCCCCCAAAAGGACCTTCCTCCGTGTCCAGCAGAGTGGAGCACGTCCGGCCCCGGACATTCGAGtccagcagccagggcacagctggggggtggctgctgtgccaggagtgCCCGGGGTGTGATGACGGCCACGACTGGACATCGTCCCTGATGTCCCAGAGCAGGAACCGGCAGCCGCTGGTCCTGGGGGACAACATCTTTGCAGACTTGGTGGGGAACTGGCTGGACCTGCCCGAGCTGGATAAGAAGGGGGAGAAGAGCGAGGCGTCCCTGTCCATGAGCAGatcccaggagctctgcaggaagTTCTCCCTCACAGCCAACATCTTCAAGAAGTTCCTGAGGAGCGTCCGGCCAGACCGAGACAGGCTGCTCAAGGAGAAACCTTGCTGGCTTCCTCCTGAGGACAAACGGCCCGAGATTTCCAAGAGGTCCAAAAAGATCAACAAACTCAAGGGGACATTTTACTTCCCCCTTCATGGGAACCTGCAGAACCatcacagcaaagcagagaggtGCCCCAGGGCAGAAAGCTGTAGTGAGCACCCCAAAATCGGCACCAAGAAAGTCCACGGTTCCAGAGACTACAGCCAGGCGGGGTTTGACATCAACACGGCCGTGTGGGTCTGA
- the INKA2 gene encoding PAK4-inhibitor INKA2 isoform X1, which produces MEQHLRRLRQELLSMKEVGDGLHEQMNCMMGALQELKLLQVQTALEHLDISGRRSPAEQRRCCRSSGAGQDTQLGQAQGHCPPALACPVPRPAGLSHPTAFPESDHPRDTPSSSQSLCGEDLCPPKGPSSVSSRVEHVRPRTFESSSQGTAGGWLLCQECPGCDDGHDWTSSLMSQSRNRQPLVLGDNIFADLVGNWLDLPELDKKGEKSEASLSMSRSQELCRKFSLTANIFKKFLRSVRPDRDRLLKEKPCWLPPEDKRPEISKRSKKINKLKGTFYFPLHGNLQNHHSKAERCPRAESCSEHPKIGTKKVHGSRDYSQAGFDINTAVWV; this is translated from the coding sequence CTCTCCATGAAGGAGGTGGGCGACGGGCTGCACGAGCAGATGAACTGCATGATGGGCgccctgcaggagctgaagcTGCTCCAGGTGCAGACAGCCCTGGAGCACTTGGACATCTCGGGGCGCCGGAGCCCCGCGGAGCAGCGCCGGTGCTGCCGGagcagcggggccgggcaggaCACGCAGctggggcaggcacagggacaTTGCCCCCCGGCCCTGGCGTGTCCTGTGCCACGGCCAGCGGGTTTGTCCCATCCCACTGCATTCCCAGAGAGCGACCACCCTCGAGacaccccctcctcctcccagagCCTCTGCGGGGAGGACCTTTGTCCCCCAAAAGGACCTTCCTCCGTGTCCAGCAGAGTGGAGCACGTCCGGCCCCGGACATTCGAGtccagcagccagggcacagctggggggtggctgctgtgccaggagtgCCCGGGGTGTGATGACGGCCACGACTGGACATCGTCCCTGATGTCCCAGAGCAGGAACCGGCAGCCGCTGGTCCTGGGGGACAACATCTTTGCAGACTTGGTGGGGAACTGGCTGGACCTGCCCGAGCTGGATAAGAAGGGGGAGAAGAGCGAGGCGTCCCTGTCCATGAGCAGatcccaggagctctgcaggaagTTCTCCCTCACAGCCAACATCTTCAAGAAGTTCCTGAGGAGCGTCCGGCCAGACCGAGACAGGCTGCTCAAGGAGAAACCTTGCTGGCTTCCTCCTGAGGACAAACGGCCCGAGATTTCCAAGAGGTCCAAAAAGATCAACAAACTCAAGGGGACATTTTACTTCCCCCTTCATGGGAACCTGCAGAACCatcacagcaaagcagagaggtGCCCCAGGGCAGAAAGCTGTAGTGAGCACCCCAAAATCGGCACCAAGAAAGTCCACGGTTCCAGAGACTACAGCCAGGCGGGGTTTGACATCAACACGGCCGTGTGGGTCTGA
- the INKA2 gene encoding PAK4-inhibitor INKA2 isoform X3 codes for MKEVGDGLHEQMNCMMGALQELKLLQVQTALEHLDISGRRSPAEQRRCCRSSGAGQDTQLGQAQGHCPPALACPVPRPAGLSHPTAFPESDHPRDTPSSSQSLCGEDLCPPKGPSSVSSRVEHVRPRTFESSSQGTAGGWLLCQECPGCDDGHDWTSSLMSQSRNRQPLVLGDNIFADLVGNWLDLPELDKKGEKSEASLSMSRSQELCRKFSLTANIFKKFLRSVRPDRDRLLKEKPCWLPPEDKRPEISKRSKKINKLKGTFYFPLHGNLQNHHSKAERCPRAESCSEHPKIGTKKVHGSRDYSQAGFDINTAVWV; via the coding sequence ATGAAGGAGGTGGGCGACGGGCTGCACGAGCAGATGAACTGCATGATGGGCgccctgcaggagctgaagcTGCTCCAGGTGCAGACAGCCCTGGAGCACTTGGACATCTCGGGGCGCCGGAGCCCCGCGGAGCAGCGCCGGTGCTGCCGGagcagcggggccgggcaggaCACGCAGctggggcaggcacagggacaTTGCCCCCCGGCCCTGGCGTGTCCTGTGCCACGGCCAGCGGGTTTGTCCCATCCCACTGCATTCCCAGAGAGCGACCACCCTCGAGacaccccctcctcctcccagagCCTCTGCGGGGAGGACCTTTGTCCCCCAAAAGGACCTTCCTCCGTGTCCAGCAGAGTGGAGCACGTCCGGCCCCGGACATTCGAGtccagcagccagggcacagctggggggtggctgctgtgccaggagtgCCCGGGGTGTGATGACGGCCACGACTGGACATCGTCCCTGATGTCCCAGAGCAGGAACCGGCAGCCGCTGGTCCTGGGGGACAACATCTTTGCAGACTTGGTGGGGAACTGGCTGGACCTGCCCGAGCTGGATAAGAAGGGGGAGAAGAGCGAGGCGTCCCTGTCCATGAGCAGatcccaggagctctgcaggaagTTCTCCCTCACAGCCAACATCTTCAAGAAGTTCCTGAGGAGCGTCCGGCCAGACCGAGACAGGCTGCTCAAGGAGAAACCTTGCTGGCTTCCTCCTGAGGACAAACGGCCCGAGATTTCCAAGAGGTCCAAAAAGATCAACAAACTCAAGGGGACATTTTACTTCCCCCTTCATGGGAACCTGCAGAACCatcacagcaaagcagagaggtGCCCCAGGGCAGAAAGCTGTAGTGAGCACCCCAAAATCGGCACCAAGAAAGTCCACGGTTCCAGAGACTACAGCCAGGCGGGGTTTGACATCAACACGGCCGTGTGGGTCTGA